A window of bacterium contains these coding sequences:
- a CDS encoding glycosyltransferase, translating into MIKISVVIPLYNKVDFIKRALSSVLEQTYENFEIIIVNDGSTDGSEKIVEGYNDVRIKLLHRPYPSGVSVARNFGIKHSSADLIAFIDADDKWNENFLGTIVRLRKKHPKAGAYSTAFIEKRSNKCKKPIFWFIPRGEEWEGIIPDYFKSCIYGASPVCSSAVAIPKKIFSDVGFFPEGIKRGEDQDMWARIALNYDIAFSQYVGAIYYKGIQRSGVKKNKCLEGYRVVESLEAALKKKKICPKKAKYIKEYANKFILGSAAQCIKAGEIELAKKHLNKCHTERFLGRKLFLIFSAFLYSNKQRLLL; encoded by the coding sequence ATGATAAAAATTTCAGTTGTTATACCTCTATATAACAAGGTAGATTTTATAAAGCGTGCTTTAAGTTCTGTACTTGAACAGACATATGAGAATTTTGAGATAATTATAGTAAATGATGGTTCTACCGATGGCAGTGAGAAAATTGTTGAGGGTTATAATGATGTTAGAATAAAATTATTACATAGACCTTACCCTTCTGGAGTATCAGTTGCAAGAAATTTTGGAATAAAGCATTCAAGTGCAGATTTAATTGCTTTTATTGATGCTGACGATAAGTGGAATGAAAATTTTTTAGGAACTATCGTAAGATTAAGAAAAAAACATCCTAAAGCAGGTGCCTACTCAACAGCATTTATAGAAAAACGCTCCAATAAATGTAAAAAACCTATATTCTGGTTTATTCCAAGAGGAGAAGAGTGGGAAGGTATAATACCTGATTATTTTAAGTCCTGCATATATGGTGCTTCACCTGTATGTTCAAGCGCAGTTGCCATACCAAAGAAAATTTTTTCTGATGTAGGTTTTTTCCCCGAAGGAATAAAACGTGGTGAAGACCAAGATATGTGGGCACGGATTGCTTTAAACTATGATATTGCATTTAGCCAATATGTGGGAGCTATCTATTATAAAGGTATTCAGCGCAGTGGTGTAAAAAAAAACAAATGTCTCGAAGGCTATAGAGTTGTAGAATCTTTGGAAGCAGCGTTGAAAAAGAAAAAAATCTGCCCTAAAAAAGCAAAATATATTAAAGAATATGCTAACAAATTTATTTTGGGTTCGGCTGCTCAATGTATAAAAGCAGGGGAAATAGAACTGGCAAAAAAACATCTTAATAAATGTCATACGGAAAGGTTTTTAGGTAGAAAACTTTTTCTTATTTTCTCCGCATTTTTATATAGTAATAAACAAAGACTATTACTTTAA